One region of Suncus etruscus isolate mSunEtr1 chromosome 5, mSunEtr1.pri.cur, whole genome shotgun sequence genomic DNA includes:
- the FZD5 gene encoding frizzled-5 has translation MARPEPPASPSLPLLLLLLLAQLAGRAAAASKAPVCQEITVPMCRGIGYNLTHMPNQFNHDTQDEAGLEVHQFWPLVEIHCSPDLRFFLCSMYTPICLPDYHKPLPPCRSVCERAKAGCSPLMRQYGFAWPERMSCDRLPVLGRDAEVLCMDYNRSDATTAPPPPRPFPERPTQPGAPQGPESGVRCASGAPSVCECRKPFVPIVKASHPLYNKVRTGQVPNCAVPCYQPSFSRDERTFATFWIGLWSVLCFLSTSTTVATFLIDMERFRYPERPIIFLAACYLCVSLGFLVRLVVGHASVACSREHSHIHYETTGPALCTVVFLLVYFFGMASSIWWVILSLTWFLAAGMKWSNEAIAGYAQYFHLAAWLIPTVKSITALALSSVDGDPVAGICYVGNQNLNSLRGFVLGPLVLYLLVGTLFLLAGFVSLFRIRSVIKQGGTKTDKLEKLMMRIGVFTLLYTVPASIVVACYLYEQHYRESWEAALTCACPGGADAGQPRAKPEYWVLMLKYFMCLVVGITSGVWIWSGKTLESWRRFTSRCCGRKGGRAPAPGDYGEVTAALTGRTAPGAAATSAASSANAVAYHKQVSLSHV, from the coding sequence ATGGCCCGGCCGGAGCCTCCCGCGTCGCCCtcgctgccgctgctgctgctgctgctgctggcgcAGCTGGCCGGGCGCGCGGCGGCCGCGTCCAAGGCGCCCGTGTGCCAGGAGATTACGGTGCCCATGTGTCGCGGCATCGGCTACAATCTGACGCACATGCCCAACCAGTTCAACCACGACACGCAGGACGAGGCGGGCCTGGAGGTGCACCAGTTCTGGCCGCTGGTGGAGATCCACTGTTCGCCGGACCTGCGCTTCTTCCTGTGCTCCATGTACACGCCCATCTGCCTGCCCGACTACCACAAGCCGCTGCCGCCCTGCCGCTCGGTGTGTGAGCGTGCCAAGGCCGGCTGCTCGCCGCTCATGCGCCAGTACGGCTTCGCCTGGCCCGAGCGCATGAGCTGCGACCGGCTGCCCGTGCTGGGCCGCGACGCCGAAGTCCTGTGCATGGATTACAACCGCAGCGACGCCACcaccgcgccgccgccgccccggccCTTCCCGGAGCGGCCCACCCAGCCCGGCGCGCCCCAGGGCCCGGAGTCGGGGGTCCGGTGCGCCTCGGGGGCGCCGTCCGTGTGCGAGTGCCGGAAGCCCTTCGTGCCCATCGTGAAGGCGTCCCACCCGCTGTACAACAAGGTGCGCACGGGCCAGGTGCCCAACTGCGCCGTGCCCTGCTACCAGCCGTCCTTCAGCCGCGACGAGCGCACCTTCGCCACCTTCTGGATCGGCCTGTGGTCCGTGCTCTGCTTCCTCTCCACCTCCACCACCGTGGCCACCTTCCTGATCGACATGGAGCGCTTCCGCTACCCCGAGCGCCCCATCATCTTCCTGGCTGCCTGCTACCTGTGCGTGTCCCTCGGCTTCCTGGTGCGCCTGGTCGTGGGCCACGCCAGCGTGGCCTGCAGCCGCGAGCACAGCCACATCCACTACGAGACCACGGGCCCCGCGCTGTGCACCGTGGTCTTCCTGCTCGTCTACTTCTTCGGCATGGCCAGCTCCATCTGGTGGGTCATCCTGTCGCTCACCTGGTTCCTGGCGGCCGGCATGAAGTGGAGCAACGAGGCCATCGCCGGCTACGCGCAGTACTTCCACCTGGCCGCCTGGCTCATCCCCACGGTCAAGTCCATCACGGCGCTGGCGCTGAGCTCCGTGGACGGGGACCCCGTGGCGGGCATCTGCTACGTGGGCAACCAGAACCTGAACTCGCTGCGGGGCTTTGTGCTGGGCCCGCTGGTGCTCTACCTGCTCGTGGGCACGCTCTTTCTGCTGGCCGGCTTCGTGTCCCTCTTTCGCATCCGCAGCGTCATCAAGCAGGGCGGCACCAAGACGGACAAGCTGGAGAAGCTCATGATGCGCATCGGCGTGTTCACGCTGCTCTACACCGTGCCGGCCAGCATCGTGGTGGCCTGTTACCTGTACGAGCAGCACTACAGGGAGAGCTGGGAGGCGGCGCTCACCTGCGCCTGTCCCGGCGGCGCCGACGCGGGCCAGCCGCGCGCCAAGCCCGAGTACTGGGTGCTCATGCTCAAGTACTTCATGTGCTTGGTCGTGGGCATCACGTCGGGCGTGTGGATCTGGTCGGGCAAGACGCTGGAGTCGTGGCGCCGCTTCACCAGCCGCTGCTGTGGACGCAAAGGCGGCCGCGCCCCCGCGCCCGGGGACTACGGAGAGGTGACCGCGGCGCTGACGGGCAGGACCGCGCCGGGCGCAGCCGCCACCAGCGCCGCCTCCAGCGCCAACGCCGTCGCCTACCACAAGCAGGTGTCCCTGTCGCACGTGTAG